In Pseudoclavibacter sp. Marseille-Q3772, the sequence GATGTGCGGCAAGGGATAGGACGCCGATGATCGTACCGAATAGCAGCGCAATTAACGCGCCGACGAAGGCGCACCATGTCGCTTGCTTGCCCGCCCGATACCGGACGAGGGCGAGATACAGCCAGGCCGCATAGTTCACCACATAGCCGATAACACCCACCCAGCTAATTGGCGCGAGCTCGGCGGGTCGGTGATAGTCACCGAGATTGTTGGCGCGGAAGAACTCGGCAGCGTTACTCACCAGCGCCTGTTCGGTAACCCCTGTCATGTTGAACACGGTCGCGAACAGCCCGATGACAAACAGCGCAATCGCCGTGGAGCGGTCGCTCTTGCGCTGGAGCTCGCGCAGTTGGTCCGGATTGGGAACGGGCCCCGGAGTATTACCCCGAGGCCCGGATTGTGAAGAACGAGCCACTAGATCGACTGGGACTTTCCGTGTGAGCCCAGCTGCTGGGTTGCCTCGATGACTCGTGCGGCCATCGCGGTCTCTGCCTTCTTACCCCACGAGCGTGGGTCGTAGACCTTCTTGTTGCCGACTTCGCCGTCGATCTTTAGGAAGCCCTCGTAGCTGGTGAGGACCGAGTCGGCTACCGAGCGCGAGTAGGCGTACTGCGTGTCGGTGTCGATGTTCATCTTCACCACGCCGTTGGCCACGGCCGTTGCGATCTCTTCTTCGGTCGAGCCCGAACCGCCGTGGAACACGAGGTCGAGCGGCTTCGGGTCGGTGCCGTACTTCTCGGCCAGACCTTGCTGGATCTCGGCGAGAATTTCCGGGCGCAGTTTGACGTTGCCGGGCTTGTACACACCGTGCACGTTTCCGAAGGTCAGCGCAGTCATGTAGCGGCCCTGATCGCCGAGGCCGAGAGCCTCAACCGTTGCGATTGCGTCGTCCAGATCGGTGTATAGCTTGTCGTTGATCTCGCCGACAACACCGTCTTCTTCACCGCCGACAACACCAATTTCAACTTCGAGAATCTGGCCGTTGTTCTTGATGCGTGGGAGCAGTTCCTCCGCGATCTGCAGGTTCTCTTCCAGCGGTACGGCCGAACCATCCCACATGTGCGATTGGAAGATTGGTTCGCGGCCGGCCTTCACAGCCTCTTCGGATGCTTCCAGCAGCGGCAGCACGAACGTGTCCAGTGCGTTCTTCGGGCAGTGGTCGGTGTGCAGCGCCACGGTAATCGGGTAGTTCTTCGCAACTTCGGTGGCGAATGCAGCCATAGCCAGCGCGCCGGAGGCGCGAGCGGTGCGGGTTTGTCCGGCGAAGTAGTCGGCACCACCGGTAGTGACCTGGATGATGC encodes:
- a CDS encoding DUF6264 family protein: MARSSQSGPRGNTPGPVPNPDQLRELQRKSDRSTAIALFVIGLFATVFNMTGVTEQALVSNAAEFFRANNLGDYHRPAELAPISWVGVIGYVVNYAAWLYLALVRYRAGKQATWCAFVGALIALLFGTIIGVLSLAAHPQIIDLATQSMMSGTAPTP
- the fbaA gene encoding class II fructose-bisphosphate aldolase, giving the protein MPVASPDQYAEMLNRAKEGGFAYPAINVSSSQTINAVLQGLTEAGSDGIIQVTTGGADYFAGQTRTARASGALAMAAFATEVAKNYPITVALHTDHCPKNALDTFVLPLLEASEEAVKAGREPIFQSHMWDGSAVPLEENLQIAEELLPRIKNNGQILEVEIGVVGGEEDGVVGEINDKLYTDLDDAIATVEALGLGDQGRYMTALTFGNVHGVYKPGNVKLRPEILAEIQQGLAEKYGTDPKPLDLVFHGGSGSTEEEIATAVANGVVKMNIDTDTQYAYSRSVADSVLTSYEGFLKIDGEVGNKKVYDPRSWGKKAETAMAARVIEATQQLGSHGKSQSI